The Actinocatenispora sera genome has a window encoding:
- a CDS encoding 1-deoxy-D-xylulose-5-phosphate synthase: MALLESITEPADLRRLAAAQLTELAGEIREFLIRAVCHTGGHLGPNLGVVELTIALHRVFGSPFDRLVFDTGHQSYVHKLLTGRRAGFAGLRQEGGLSGYPSRAESVHDLVENSHASTALSYADGLAKAFALDGSDRRVVAVIGDGALTGGLAWEALNNLGGCDRPVVVVLNDNGRSYEPTVGGLAGQLAASRRRSGYGDVLALLEGGHERPAPPTPSELFGGLGLGYLGPVDGHDIAALERAFAAAREYGRPVVVHCLTRKGLGYGPAETDDADRLHSIGVVDPATGTPVKSERTWTHAFSDELVALGSERADVVAVSAAMVRPTGLYPFAVKFPDRAYDVGIAEQHAVTSAAGLAMGGKHPVVAIYATFLNRAFDQVMTDVGLHRLPVTFVLDRAGVTGPDGPSHHGMWDMAALGVVPGLRLAAPRDAGTLREELREAVDVADGPTVLRFPKASLSDDIPALHRAGGVDLLRRPERPDILLVSVGVLAGAALAAADELAALGHRVTVVDPRWVHPAPPVLAELAAEHRLVVTVEDGVREGGAGAAIAALLADAGVEVPVRVLGLPREFLPHAGRGSLLSRYGLDAAGIAAATLDSLGRIPTATTA; this comes from the coding sequence ATGGCTCTGCTCGAGTCGATCACCGAGCCGGCGGACCTCCGCCGGCTCGCTGCCGCTCAGCTCACCGAGCTGGCCGGCGAGATCCGGGAATTCCTGATCCGCGCGGTGTGCCATACCGGCGGACATCTGGGGCCGAACCTCGGCGTGGTCGAGCTGACCATCGCGCTGCACCGGGTGTTCGGTTCCCCGTTCGACCGGCTGGTGTTCGACACCGGCCACCAGTCGTACGTGCACAAGCTGCTCACCGGCCGTCGGGCCGGTTTCGCCGGGCTGCGCCAGGAGGGCGGCCTGTCCGGCTATCCCAGCCGGGCCGAGTCGGTACACGACCTGGTGGAGAACTCGCACGCGTCCACCGCGCTGTCCTACGCCGACGGTCTGGCCAAGGCGTTCGCGCTGGACGGCTCGGACCGCCGGGTCGTCGCGGTGATCGGGGACGGCGCGCTGACCGGTGGGCTGGCCTGGGAGGCGCTGAACAACCTGGGTGGCTGCGACCGGCCGGTGGTCGTGGTGCTCAACGACAACGGCCGCTCGTACGAGCCGACGGTCGGCGGGCTCGCCGGCCAGCTCGCCGCCTCCCGCCGGCGCAGCGGGTACGGCGACGTGCTGGCCCTGCTGGAGGGCGGCCACGAGCGACCGGCGCCGCCGACGCCGAGCGAACTGTTCGGCGGGCTCGGGCTCGGCTATCTCGGGCCGGTCGACGGGCACGACATCGCGGCGCTGGAGCGCGCGTTCGCGGCGGCCCGGGAGTACGGCCGGCCGGTGGTGGTGCACTGCCTGACCCGCAAGGGCCTCGGGTACGGGCCGGCGGAGACCGACGACGCGGACCGGCTGCACTCGATCGGCGTGGTCGACCCGGCGACCGGTACCCCGGTGAAGTCGGAGCGCACCTGGACGCACGCGTTCTCCGACGAGCTGGTCGCGCTCGGCTCGGAACGGGCGGACGTGGTGGCGGTGTCGGCGGCGATGGTCCGGCCGACCGGGCTGTACCCGTTCGCGGTGAAGTTCCCGGACCGGGCCTACGACGTGGGCATCGCCGAGCAGCACGCGGTGACCTCGGCGGCGGGACTGGCGATGGGCGGCAAGCACCCGGTCGTCGCGATCTACGCGACGTTTCTCAACCGGGCGTTCGACCAGGTGATGACGGACGTCGGGCTGCACCGGCTGCCGGTCACGTTCGTGCTGGACCGGGCCGGGGTGACCGGGCCGGACGGGCCGAGCCACCACGGCATGTGGGACATGGCCGCGCTCGGTGTCGTACCGGGGCTGCGGCTCGCCGCGCCGCGCGACGCCGGGACGCTGCGCGAGGAGTTGCGCGAGGCGGTCGACGTCGCCGACGGGCCGACCGTGCTGCGGTTCCCGAAGGCGTCGCTGTCCGACGACATCCCGGCCCTGCACCGGGCCGGCGGGGTCGACCTGCTGCGCCGGCCGGAGCGGCCGGACATCCTGCTCGTCTCGGTCGGGGTACTGGCCGGTGCCGCGCTCGCCGCCGCGGACGAACTGGCCGCGCTCGGCCACCGGGTCACCGTGGTCGATCCGCGCTGGGTCCACCCCGCCCCGCCGGTACTGGCCGAGCTGGCCGCCGAGCACCGGCTGGTCGTCACCGTCGAGGACGGGGTACGCGAGGGCGGCGCCGGCGCGGCGATCGCGGCGCTGCTCGCCGACGCCGGGGTCGAGGTGCCGGTGCGCGTGCTCGGTCTGCCACGCGAGTTCCTGCCGCACGCCGGCCGCGGCAGCCTGCTCTCCCGGTACGGGTTGGACGCGGCCGGCATCGCCGCCGCCACGCTCGACTCCCTCGGCCGCATTCCCACCGCGACGACTGCCTGA
- the hpnC gene encoding squalene synthase HpnC, with amino-acid sequence MTTAHPDDISDGTGPERLAVTADPTTQAGAENFPVALRVLPAAPRRHLLAIYGYARMVDDIGDEYVGDRIARLDEVEQELRGLYAGRPASERVLRDLAPTIEACGIPADVLVRLIEANRVDQVVARYATFDQLADYCTLSANPVGELVLHVFGRHTATRVALSDRICTALQIVEHLQDIAEDHRAGRVYLPQEDLDRFGVSEADLAAPRANTALRDLVAYEAERAAAWLAAGEPLLGSLHGFARLAVSGYAAGGRAALAALARSGYDPLPGPPKASKAMVVGALLRITFGRRA; translated from the coding sequence ATGACCACTGCGCACCCCGACGACATCTCGGACGGCACCGGGCCCGAACGGCTCGCGGTGACGGCGGATCCGACCACCCAGGCCGGGGCGGAGAACTTCCCGGTGGCGCTGCGGGTGCTGCCCGCGGCGCCGCGGCGGCACCTGCTCGCGATCTACGGGTACGCCCGGATGGTCGACGACATCGGCGACGAGTACGTCGGGGACCGGATCGCCCGGCTCGACGAGGTGGAGCAGGAACTGCGCGGGCTGTACGCTGGCCGGCCGGCGAGCGAGCGGGTGCTGCGCGACCTGGCGCCGACGATCGAGGCGTGCGGGATCCCGGCCGACGTGCTGGTGCGGCTGATCGAGGCGAACCGGGTCGATCAGGTGGTCGCCCGGTACGCCACGTTCGACCAGCTGGCCGACTACTGCACCCTGTCCGCGAACCCGGTCGGCGAGCTGGTGCTGCACGTGTTCGGCCGGCACACCGCGACCCGGGTCGCGCTGTCCGACCGGATCTGCACCGCGCTGCAGATCGTCGAGCACCTGCAGGACATCGCCGAGGACCACCGCGCCGGCCGGGTGTACCTGCCGCAGGAGGACCTGGACCGGTTCGGCGTCAGCGAGGCGGATCTGGCCGCGCCGCGGGCGAACACCGCGCTGCGCGACCTGGTGGCGTACGAGGCGGAGCGGGCCGCGGCCTGGTTGGCCGCCGGCGAACCGCTGCTGGGCTCGCTGCACGGGTTCGCCCGGCTCGCGGTCAGCGGCTACGCGGCGGGCGGCCGGGCCGCGCTCGCCGCGCTCGCCCGCAGCGGGTACGACCCGCTGCCCGGCCCGCCGAAGGCGAGCAAGGCAATGGTGGTGGGTGCGCTGCTGCGCATCACGTTCGGGAGGCGTGCATGA
- the murI gene encoding glutamate racemase — MTDAPIGIFDSGVGGLTVARAILDQLPSEQLLYVGDTAHAPYGPRPIAEVRRYALDVLDHLVEQGVKMLVIACNAGSSACLHDARERYRVPVVEVIRPAVRRAVAATRNGRIGVIATAMTVTSGAYEDAFSAAPGVSVHSVACPQFVPFVERGITTGRQLLGVAQSYLEPLQRADVDTLVLGCTHYPLLAGLLGLVVGDGVTLVSSADETAKDVYRVLTQGDLLRAEGADAPRHRFLSTGDPDRFEALARRFLGLSAATAESVDGTAFGGVSLAS; from the coding sequence GTGACCGACGCGCCCATCGGCATCTTCGACTCCGGTGTCGGCGGCCTCACGGTGGCCCGCGCGATCCTCGACCAGCTGCCCTCGGAACAGCTGCTCTACGTCGGGGACACCGCGCACGCGCCGTACGGGCCGCGCCCGATCGCCGAGGTCCGGCGCTATGCCCTGGACGTGCTGGACCACCTGGTCGAGCAGGGCGTGAAGATGCTCGTCATCGCCTGCAACGCGGGCTCGTCGGCGTGCCTGCACGACGCCCGGGAGCGCTACCGGGTGCCGGTGGTGGAGGTGATCCGGCCCGCGGTGCGGCGTGCGGTGGCCGCCACCCGCAACGGCCGGATCGGCGTGATCGCCACCGCGATGACCGTCACGTCCGGCGCGTACGAGGATGCCTTCTCGGCGGCGCCCGGCGTTTCGGTGCACAGCGTCGCCTGCCCGCAGTTCGTCCCGTTCGTGGAGCGGGGGATCACCACCGGCCGGCAACTGCTCGGCGTGGCCCAGTCGTACCTGGAACCGCTGCAACGTGCCGACGTCGACACCCTGGTGCTCGGCTGTACCCACTACCCGCTGCTCGCTGGCCTGCTCGGGCTGGTGGTGGGCGACGGCGTGACACTCGTCTCCAGCGCCGATGAGACGGCCAAGGACGTGTACCGCGTTCTTACTCAGGGAGACCTGCTGCGTGCCGAGGGTGCGGACGCGCCGCGGCACCGGTTCCTCTCCACCGGCGACCCGGACCGGTTCGAGGCGCTGGCCCGACGGTTCCTCGGGCTGTCCGCGGCGACGGCCGAGTCGGTGGACGGGACGGCGTTCGGCGGTGTCTCGCTGGCGTCCTGA
- the clpS gene encoding ATP-dependent Clp protease adapter ClpS, producing the protein MSSESQTATLPVEETEVAERPDADRPWVTVVWDDPVNMMTYVTWVFVKLFGYPKPKAEKLMLDVHTKGRAAVSTGARERMEFDARRLHSYGLWATVEQQ; encoded by the coding sequence ATGAGTAGCGAGAGCCAGACCGCGACGCTGCCGGTCGAGGAGACCGAGGTCGCCGAGCGGCCGGACGCCGACCGGCCGTGGGTCACCGTCGTCTGGGACGACCCGGTCAACATGATGACGTACGTGACCTGGGTGTTCGTCAAGCTGTTCGGCTATCCGAAGCCGAAGGCGGAGAAGCTGATGCTCGACGTGCACACCAAGGGTCGCGCCGCGGTGTCCACCGGCGCCCGGGAGCGGATGGAGTTCGACGCGCGCCGGCTCCACTCGTACGGCCTGTGGGCGACCGTCGAACAGCAATGA
- a CDS encoding polyprenyl synthetase family protein: MTATIPESLGALRALVEPSIRGAIDRLDSHCRLVSGYHLGYWQVDGTPTDGGGKGMRAAFTLLGARAAGARPDRAVPAAAAVELVHNYSLLHDDVMDRDAERRHRPSAWAAYGEADAILAGDALLGLAFELLAEAAEPTATWALRTLSVTVRRLVAGQTADLRFERRDDVTLDECLEMVRGKTAALFACSCSIGAMLCDAPAETTLRLARYGEHLGVAFQLVDDLLGIWGTPEVTGKPVLHDLQSRKKSIPVVYALGAGVAAADRLRELYLAPGELTGEQLAEAAALVEAAGGRSWTEHEAGRQLDLALAQLDEIDELAGGDDAAPAPLPADVRAELIDLAHFVTGRDR; the protein is encoded by the coding sequence ATGACGGCGACCATACCGGAGAGCCTCGGTGCGCTGCGGGCGCTGGTCGAGCCGTCGATCCGGGGCGCGATCGACCGGCTCGATTCGCACTGCCGCCTGGTCTCCGGCTACCACCTCGGGTACTGGCAGGTCGACGGGACGCCGACCGACGGCGGCGGCAAGGGCATGCGGGCGGCGTTCACGCTGCTCGGGGCGCGCGCCGCGGGTGCCCGACCGGACCGCGCGGTGCCGGCCGCCGCCGCGGTCGAACTGGTGCACAACTACTCGCTGCTGCACGACGACGTGATGGACCGCGACGCCGAGCGGCGGCACCGGCCGTCGGCGTGGGCGGCGTACGGCGAAGCGGATGCGATCCTCGCCGGCGACGCGCTGCTGGGGCTGGCGTTCGAGCTGCTCGCCGAGGCGGCCGAGCCGACCGCGACCTGGGCGCTTCGTACCCTGTCGGTGACGGTACGGCGGCTGGTCGCCGGGCAGACCGCGGACCTGCGCTTCGAGCGCCGCGACGACGTGACGCTGGACGAGTGCCTGGAGATGGTGCGCGGCAAGACCGCGGCGCTGTTCGCCTGCTCCTGCTCGATCGGCGCGATGCTGTGCGACGCGCCGGCCGAGACCACGCTGCGCCTCGCCCGGTACGGCGAGCACCTCGGCGTGGCGTTCCAGCTCGTCGACGACCTGCTCGGCATCTGGGGCACGCCCGAGGTGACCGGCAAGCCGGTGCTGCACGACCTGCAGTCGCGCAAGAAGTCGATCCCGGTGGTGTACGCGCTGGGTGCCGGCGTCGCCGCGGCCGACCGGCTGCGCGAGCTGTACCTCGCGCCCGGCGAGCTGACCGGCGAGCAGCTCGCCGAGGCCGCGGCGCTGGTCGAGGCGGCGGGCGGCCGGTCGTGGACCGAACACGAGGCGGGCCGCCAGCTCGACCTGGCGCTGGCCCAGCTCGACGAGATCGACGAGCTCGCCGGCGGCGACGACGCGGCACCCGCGCCGCTGCCGGCCGACGTCCGGGCCGAGCTGATCGACCTCGCGCACTTCGTCACGGGGCGGGACCGATGA
- a CDS encoding squalene/phytoene synthase family protein: MTVIEAAYQHCEQVTRTEARNFSYGIRLLPPDQRRALSAVYALARRIDDIGDGTGSVDERLAGLAAVRADLKLLADPDAEPHDPVLYALIDAARRFPIPLSCFDELIDGCEADVRGTSYRTLADLVGYCRQVAGSVGRLSLGVFLGSDAPVAPDGSHRVTVGAPLPIEEMLGLAPEPATADSLTDAELADVLGVALQLTNILRDVLEDRRNDRIYLPKQDLQRFGVRLRLSDSERDGVGFDDERAALAGLIRFEAARAGRWYTIGLQLLPRLDHRSAACTGAMAGIYHALLRRIWRDPLAVTHGRMSLPGRQKALVAGRALLPRRARRRGTAGVS, from the coding sequence ATGACAGTCATCGAGGCCGCGTACCAGCACTGCGAGCAGGTCACCCGCACCGAGGCCCGGAACTTCTCGTACGGGATCCGGCTGCTGCCGCCGGACCAGCGGCGGGCGCTGTCCGCCGTGTACGCGCTGGCCCGGCGGATCGACGACATCGGCGACGGTACGGGCAGCGTCGACGAGCGGCTCGCCGGCCTCGCCGCGGTCCGGGCCGACCTGAAGCTGCTGGCCGACCCGGACGCCGAACCGCACGATCCCGTGCTGTACGCGCTGATCGACGCGGCCCGCCGCTTCCCGATCCCGCTGTCCTGCTTCGACGAGCTGATCGACGGCTGCGAGGCCGACGTGCGCGGCACCAGCTACCGCACGCTGGCCGACCTGGTCGGCTACTGCCGCCAGGTGGCCGGCTCGGTGGGCCGGCTGTCGCTCGGCGTCTTCCTCGGATCGGACGCGCCGGTGGCGCCGGACGGGTCGCACCGGGTCACGGTCGGCGCGCCACTGCCGATCGAGGAGATGCTCGGCCTGGCGCCGGAGCCGGCCACCGCGGACTCGCTCACCGACGCCGAACTGGCCGACGTGCTCGGCGTCGCGTTGCAGCTGACGAACATCCTGCGCGACGTGCTGGAGGATCGCCGCAACGACCGGATCTACCTGCCCAAGCAGGATCTGCAGCGGTTCGGGGTCCGGCTCCGGCTCTCCGACTCCGAGCGCGACGGGGTCGGCTTCGACGACGAGCGGGCGGCGCTCGCCGGCCTGATCCGGTTCGAAGCGGCGCGGGCCGGCCGCTGGTACACGATCGGCCTGCAGCTACTGCCCCGGCTCGACCACCGCTCCGCGGCCTGCACCGGCGCGATGGCCGGGATCTACCACGCGCTGCTGCGCCGGATCTGGCGCGACCCGCTCGCGGTCACGCACGGGCGGATGTCGCTGCCGGGCCGGCAGAAGGCGCTCGTCGCCGGCCGCGCGCTGCTGCCGCGCCGCGCCCGGCGGCGCGGCACCGCGGGGGTGTCGTGA
- a CDS encoding zinc ribbon domain-containing protein, which translates to MDCATCGARTRHALPLSERTYTCTVCGVSSPRDKNSARVMLVRAGLDPAGAEA; encoded by the coding sequence ATGGACTGCGCGACGTGCGGAGCGAGAACCAGGCACGCACTTCCTCTTTCTGAACGTACCTACACCTGCACGGTGTGCGGAGTGTCGTCCCCAAGGGACAAGAACTCTGCGCGCGTGATGTTGGTCCGGGCTGGTCTCGACCCGGCTGGCGCCGAGGCCTAA
- a CDS encoding DUF2017 family protein yields the protein MTEQPGEFTLFVRDGDQLVGSFAPEYATVLRELVRQSSDVLDHPVDRTDPGLARLFPDVYPDSPGDSAELRRLTESELRSDKLSAARLILDTLPADGGEVRLDDEAASVWLRGLNDIRLLLGSRLEVEADTDLAEELDGEIRRDPSSPRAAQLLAYVVAGEVQDALLVALTGWRY from the coding sequence ATGACCGAGCAGCCCGGGGAGTTCACCCTGTTTGTCCGTGACGGCGACCAGCTGGTCGGTTCGTTCGCGCCCGAGTACGCGACGGTGCTGCGCGAGCTGGTCCGGCAGAGCAGCGACGTGCTCGACCACCCGGTCGACCGCACCGACCCGGGGCTGGCCCGGCTGTTCCCCGACGTGTACCCCGACTCGCCGGGCGACTCGGCGGAGCTGCGCCGGCTCACCGAGAGCGAGCTGCGCAGCGACAAGCTCTCCGCGGCCCGGCTGATCCTGGACACGCTGCCGGCCGACGGCGGCGAGGTACGGCTCGACGACGAGGCGGCGAGCGTCTGGCTGCGCGGTCTCAACGACATCCGGTTGCTGCTCGGCAGCCGGCTGGAGGTGGAGGCCGACACCGACCTCGCCGAGGAGTTGGACGGCGAGATCCGCCGCGACCCGTCCTCGCCGCGGGCCGCCCAGCTGCTCGCCTACGTGGTCGCCGGCGAGGTGCAGGACGCCCTGCTCGTCGCCCTCACCGGCTGGCGGTACTGA
- a CDS encoding PLP-dependent cysteine synthase family protein, with amino-acid sequence MSRYDSLLDACGDTPLVGLPRLSPAPNVRLWAKLEDRNPTGSVKDRAALYMVQAAERAGTLRPGDTILEPTSGNTGIALAMVAKLRGYRLVCVMPENTSVERRQILTMYGAEIISSPAAGGSNQAVAMAKQLAAEHPDWVMLFQYGNEANARAHFETTGPELLRDLPTITHFVAGLGTTGTLMGTGRYLREKQPDIQIIAAEPRYGELVYGLRNIDEGYVPELYDATVLTRRFSVGTRDALLRTRQLMEVEGVFAGPSTGAVLHAALAVAHQAHQAGEDADVAFVVADGGWKYLSTGAYSGTLAEAETSLEGQLWA; translated from the coding sequence GTGTCCCGGTACGACTCGCTGCTCGACGCGTGCGGTGACACGCCGCTCGTCGGCCTGCCCCGGCTGTCCCCGGCGCCGAACGTACGGCTGTGGGCGAAGCTGGAGGACCGCAACCCGACGGGCAGCGTCAAGGATCGGGCCGCGCTGTACATGGTGCAGGCGGCGGAGCGGGCCGGCACGCTCCGCCCCGGCGACACCATCCTGGAGCCGACCAGCGGAAACACCGGCATCGCGCTGGCCATGGTGGCGAAGCTGCGCGGCTACCGGCTGGTCTGCGTGATGCCGGAGAACACCTCGGTCGAGCGCCGGCAGATCCTCACCATGTACGGCGCGGAGATCATCTCCTCGCCGGCCGCCGGCGGCTCCAACCAGGCGGTCGCGATGGCCAAGCAGCTCGCCGCCGAGCACCCCGACTGGGTGATGCTCTTCCAGTACGGCAACGAGGCGAACGCGCGGGCGCACTTCGAGACGACCGGCCCGGAGCTGCTGCGCGACCTGCCGACGATCACGCACTTCGTCGCCGGACTCGGCACCACCGGCACCCTGATGGGCACCGGCCGGTACCTGCGGGAGAAGCAGCCGGACATCCAGATCATCGCCGCCGAGCCCCGCTACGGCGAGCTGGTGTACGGGCTGCGCAACATCGACGAGGGTTACGTCCCCGAGCTGTACGACGCGACCGTGCTCACCCGCCGATTCTCCGTCGGTACCCGGGACGCGCTGCTGCGCACCCGGCAGCTGATGGAGGTCGAGGGGGTCTTCGCCGGGCCGTCCACCGGCGCGGTGCTGCACGCCGCGCTCGCGGTGGCGCACCAGGCGCACCAGGCGGGGGAGGACGCCGACGTGGCGTTCGTCGTCGCCGACGGCGGCTGGAAGTACCTGTCGACCGGCGCCTACTCGGGCACCCTCGCGGAGGCCGAGACGTCCCTCGAGGGCCAGCTCTGGGCCTGA
- a CDS encoding Mov34/MPN/PAD-1 family protein encodes MLRLGRSVRDAIVEHARRDHPDEACGIVAGPAGSDDAVRFVPMLNAERSMTGYRFEGDEWRRVYLELDDRDEEPVVIYHSHTATEAFPSRTDVNRAAEYATMLPDPHYVLVSTREPDSVEFRSFRIVDGVVTEEPVEVVDDADPVQSYKFGHTPTSVVYDCSADA; translated from the coding sequence GTGCTGAGGCTGGGCCGCTCCGTTCGGGACGCGATCGTCGAGCACGCCCGCCGGGACCACCCGGACGAGGCGTGCGGCATCGTGGCCGGTCCGGCCGGCTCCGACGACGCCGTTCGCTTCGTCCCCATGCTCAACGCCGAGCGGTCCATGACCGGCTACCGGTTCGAGGGCGACGAGTGGCGGCGGGTCTACCTGGAGCTGGACGACCGGGACGAGGAGCCCGTCGTCATCTACCACTCGCACACGGCCACCGAGGCGTTCCCGTCGCGTACCGACGTCAACCGCGCCGCGGAGTACGCGACGATGCTGCCCGACCCGCACTACGTGCTGGTCAGCACGCGGGAGCCGGACTCGGTCGAGTTCCGCTCGTTCCGGATCGTCGACGGTGTGGTCACCGAGGAGCCGGTCGAGGTCGTCGACGACGCCGACCCGGTCCAGTCGTACAAGTTCGGGCACACCCCGACGTCGGTCGTCTACGACTGTTCCGCAGACGCCTGA
- a CDS encoding MBL fold metallo-hydrolase: MRLTIVGCAGSFPGPEAPCSAYLVEAEGFRLLVDFGTGSLGTLQRYVDPYSIDAIFLSHLHGDHMFDASSYVVARRYGPGGPYPQLPVYGPAGTEQRLSEVYDGGDEPLGDVYRFVTLTPGTGTIGPFELTVDRMNHPVETFGARIEHGGRTLAYSADTASCDQLTKLADGAETFLCEASYVETRQNPPDLHLTGREAGGFARRADVGRLLLTHLVPAWHSEAQTLDEVAGEYDGPTEVVRPGASYQV; this comes from the coding sequence GTGAGACTGACCATCGTCGGCTGTGCCGGCAGCTTTCCGGGTCCGGAGGCGCCGTGTTCTGCCTACCTGGTCGAGGCCGAGGGGTTCCGGTTGCTGGTCGATTTCGGCACCGGCTCGCTGGGGACGCTGCAGCGCTACGTCGACCCGTACTCGATCGACGCGATCTTCCTGAGCCACCTGCACGGCGACCACATGTTCGACGCGTCCTCCTACGTGGTGGCCCGGCGGTACGGGCCGGGTGGGCCCTATCCGCAGCTGCCGGTGTACGGCCCGGCCGGTACCGAGCAGCGGCTGTCGGAGGTCTACGACGGCGGCGACGAGCCGCTCGGCGACGTGTACCGGTTCGTCACGCTCACCCCGGGCACCGGCACCATCGGCCCCTTCGAGCTCACCGTGGACCGGATGAACCACCCGGTGGAGACGTTCGGTGCGCGCATCGAGCACGGCGGGCGGACCCTCGCGTACTCCGCCGACACCGCGTCGTGCGACCAGCTGACGAAGCTCGCCGACGGCGCCGAGACCTTCCTGTGCGAGGCGAGCTACGTGGAGACCCGGCAGAACCCGCCGGACCTGCACCTGACCGGCCGGGAGGCCGGCGGGTTCGCGCGCCGCGCCGACGTCGGCCGGCTGCTGCTGACCCACCTGGTACCGGCGTGGCACTCCGAGGCGCAGACCCTCGACGAGGTGGCGGGGGAGTACGACGGGCCGACCGAGGTGGTCCGGCCGGGCGCGTCGTACCAGGTCTGA
- the hpnE gene encoding hydroxysqualene dehydroxylase HpnE, with protein MTAQRYDVAVVGGGLAGIAAAIRLADAGATVAMLEGRPRLGGATYSFRRGELTVDTGQHVFLRCYTDYLALLRRLGTADRVELQDRFDVPVLAPGRPVHRLRRTRGLPAPLHLLPALLGYAPLTVTERLRALRAAAALRFVDPDAPASDERSLGEFFAAQHQSPDTVRRLWELVAVSALNVGPDGASLALAARVFRTGLLTSARAGDIGRPRVGLSALHADPAARVLGELGTTVRTRCKVERIVRSGTEFLLSTSDGEVLARSVVLAVPHPAAARLVPAGAVEAAQRWAELSATAIVNVHLLYDRPVTEHGFAAAIDSPVQWLFDRTRESGLRSGQYLAVSLSAADALLRRPAAELIAEQRDALAALLPGARGAQLTDAFVTREPRATFRQAPGTRALRPATRTALPGLALAGAWVGTGWPDTMEGAVRSGNAAADAIADHLGSSAENPRSPTHLGGSIMSTARAGASDAEPAR; from the coding sequence GTGACCGCACAGCGCTACGACGTCGCGGTGGTCGGCGGTGGCCTTGCCGGCATCGCCGCCGCAATCCGGCTCGCCGACGCCGGCGCCACGGTCGCGATGCTGGAGGGCCGGCCGCGGCTCGGCGGCGCCACCTACTCGTTCCGGCGCGGCGAGCTGACCGTGGACACCGGGCAGCACGTGTTCCTGCGCTGCTACACCGACTACCTGGCGCTGCTGCGCCGGCTCGGTACCGCCGACCGGGTCGAGCTGCAGGACCGGTTCGACGTGCCGGTACTGGCGCCGGGCCGCCCCGTGCACCGGCTACGCCGTACCCGCGGGCTGCCGGCGCCGCTGCACCTGCTGCCGGCGCTGCTCGGGTACGCGCCGCTGACGGTCACCGAACGCCTCCGCGCGCTGCGCGCCGCCGCGGCGCTGCGGTTCGTCGACCCGGACGCGCCGGCGTCCGACGAGCGCAGCCTGGGCGAGTTCTTCGCCGCGCAGCACCAGTCGCCGGACACGGTGCGCCGGCTGTGGGAGCTCGTCGCGGTGTCCGCGCTGAACGTCGGGCCGGACGGCGCGTCGCTGGCGCTCGCCGCCCGGGTCTTCCGGACCGGGCTGTTGACCTCGGCGCGCGCGGGCGACATCGGCCGGCCCCGAGTCGGGCTGTCCGCGCTGCACGCCGACCCGGCGGCACGGGTACTGGGCGAGCTCGGCACCACCGTCCGTACCCGCTGCAAGGTGGAGCGGATCGTCCGGTCCGGCACCGAATTCCTGCTGTCCACTTCGGACGGTGAGGTGCTCGCCCGGTCGGTGGTGCTGGCGGTGCCGCACCCGGCCGCCGCCCGGCTGGTACCGGCCGGCGCCGTCGAGGCGGCCCAGCGCTGGGCCGAACTGTCCGCCACCGCGATCGTCAACGTGCACCTGCTGTACGACCGCCCGGTCACCGAACACGGCTTCGCCGCGGCGATCGACTCGCCGGTGCAGTGGCTGTTCGACCGGACCCGGGAGTCCGGGCTGCGCTCCGGCCAGTACCTCGCGGTCTCGCTGTCGGCGGCCGACGCGCTGCTGCGGCGACCGGCGGCCGAGCTGATCGCCGAGCAGCGGGACGCGCTCGCCGCGCTGCTGCCGGGCGCCCGCGGTGCGCAGCTGACCGACGCGTTCGTGACCCGGGAGCCGCGCGCGACGTTCCGCCAGGCACCCGGGACCCGCGCGCTGCGGCCGGCCACCCGTACCGCACTGCCCGGCCTGGCGCTGGCCGGCGCCTGGGTCGGCACCGGCTGGCCGGACACGATGGAAGGCGCGGTCCGCAGCGGCAACGCGGCGGCCGACGCGATCGCCGACCACCTCGGCAGCTCAGCCGAGAATCCCCGATCCCCGACTCACCTCGGAGGCAGCATCATGAGCACAGCCCGGGCCGGCGCCAGCGACGCGGAGCCGGCGCGATGA
- a CDS encoding MoaD/ThiS family protein, giving the protein MAIEVRIPTILRSYTGGAKSVEASGSSLSEVITDLDARHPGLRGRLITDDGGLHRFVNVYVNDEDVRFTGALSTSLADGDSVTILPAVAGGAR; this is encoded by the coding sequence ATGGCCATCGAGGTCCGCATCCCGACCATCCTGCGCAGCTACACCGGCGGCGCGAAGAGCGTCGAGGCGTCCGGTAGTTCGCTGTCGGAGGTCATCACCGACCTGGACGCCCGCCACCCCGGCCTGCGCGGCCGGCTGATCACCGACGACGGCGGCCTGCACCGCTTCGTCAACGTGTACGTCAACGACGAGGACGTCCGGTTCACCGGGGCGCTGTCCACCTCGCTGGCCGACGGCGACTCGGTGACGATCCTGCCGGCCGTCGCCGGCGGCGCCCGCTAG